The genome window GAGCCGCAGCCCGAGGAGCCGGTCGAAGAAGCTCCGGAGGCCGAAGAGGCTGCTCCCGAAGCTCCCGCTGAAGCATCGGCAGCCGAGCCCGAAGCTTCCGAAGAGTAGAGCTTGCAGATACGAATTGAAGAGGCCGTTCCGAAAGGGACGGCCTCTTTTGTTTTATACCTCAGCAGAGTAGGGCGGAGCCGGATCGTATTGCAGGATCTTTTTGACCATGCGGGCATGGTCGGGATCGTGAATCTGGCCCACCAGCCACAGGGCCATGTCGATGCCTGCGGAAACCCCCTGCGAAGTGACCACCTTGCCGTCGCGCACGTAGCGCATGTCCGGAAGCTCCGTTACCTCGGGGTCATTCGTTAGAGAATCCATGAGCTGCCAGTGTGTGGTGGCTTTGCGGCCCTTGAGCAGCCCGGCCTTCTGCAGGATCAGGCCACCCGTGCAGACCCCGGTCATCCACTGGACCTGATCATACTGGGAGCTGACCCAGTCAATGGCTGCGTTATTGCCCAGGGCATATTCATTGATATCCGCCGTGCCGGGCAGCAACAGCACGTCGAGTTCGGGTGCGGTTTCAAAGCTGTGGTCCGGGATCATCTTCAATCCTCCGAACCCATTC of Salidesulfovibrio onnuriiensis contains these proteins:
- a CDS encoding DJ-1/PfpI family protein; amino-acid sequence: MTKQLTYGIYIYEQVAELDFVGPQQVFAASNHILGGGQVVTISQNTNPLNGFGGLKMIPDHSFETAPELDVLLLPGTADINEYALGNNAAIDWVSSQYDQVQWMTGVCTGGLILQKAGLLKGRKATTHWQLMDSLTNDPEVTELPDMRYVRDGKVVTSQGVSAGIDMALWLVGQIHDPDHARMVKKILQYDPAPPYSAEV